The Megalobrama amblycephala isolate DHTTF-2021 linkage group LG7, ASM1881202v1, whole genome shotgun sequence genome window below encodes:
- the LOC125272144 gene encoding von Willebrand factor A domain-containing protein 7-like: MVSLVVVAVFLLQGALFQPPQASGFKILPADGSLTHQQITEAAFLRKMAEVCRDVAAARGRDFTLPINNKLTPTAVQRACSNSYSSLLQIPTFSLAIAHTSLSNAAVDRKQFSTAHHFDNEDFKNGRDLITQGIAAVKVSMKQGRYLSARTSLGAVCHTLQDFYSHSNWVELGSTAPFNTLIRPDLPLNNLADSNTKTCKSCVGKDCSDNVLPEILQQKILTSGYFSLLRPSKPAGKCSHGGFFDQTSDRDPTGGINKDDISSNHGFLHQRAAEMAINATVELLEDIRVATGNQAFLRLMGLSQISVLAFVFDTTGSLSNYITEAKKVSFSIIDSRRGTSEEPSEYILVPFNDQGFGSLIKIENADTFKERINSLSSTDGLNPGMCLSGLLLTLTQAPPSSDIFVFTDASVKDSELKSAVEAMIQITKSTVTFLLTNSISSRSQQNVSLSRTVSQSDIQLYRDLAHISGGQTIEVTNSTLSQAAVVIADVITTGLVTVLYVERSPAIVENFSFVLDPSLSNVTVYVTGDSPVFTLYSPTGVSQSGSVADGPLGSILTVGNLRRLKINSGNKTGEWKISISSTSSYTLKVIGQSSVDVLVYFVEVIEGGHGESWGQIFTRPFIGRNATLLVSVTGGDSVTVTDVLLVEASGSGVVNGSIKAVGATDFLVNVDRIPEGAFVVQLKGLLNDTSMTNRFQRQSPTQFKGSRITITAQSQNITLPGVPFSLNFTVASNTIGGNYTIRARTDLVETAVSFPSSLILVAGGSAQGSINLTVPSKTESGTAVTLTIEAEAPGSTDLNYAIVQLTVSTASAIFSGCYSLCMCLSFSCFFVFHFSMILNNI, encoded by the exons atggtttCACTGGTTGTAGTGGCTGTATTTCTCCTCCAGGGGGCTCTCTTTCAGCCCCCTCAGGCGTCAGGATTCAAAATCCTCCCTGCTGATGGATCCCTCACACATCAACAAATCACTGAGGCAGCTTTCCTCCGCAAGATGGCAGAAGTGTGTCGTGATGTAGCCGCTGCCCGGGGGCGAGACTTTACACTacct ATCAACAACAAACTGACTCCAACTGCCGTCCAGAGAGCCTGCTCAAATTCATATTCCTCCTTATTACAAATACCCACTTTCAGTCTGGCTATTGCTCATACTTCCCTTAGCAATGCAGCTGTTGATAGAAAGCAGTTCAGTACTGCTCATCATTTTGATAATGAAGATTTCAAAAATGGACGGGACCTCATCACTCAGGGCATTGCTGCAGtgaaagtcagcatgaaacaggGGAGATATTTGTCTGCCCGCACCAGTCTGGGGGCTGTATGTCATACATTACAG GACTTCTATAGCCACAGTAACTGGGTGGAACTGGGAAGCACTGCTCCTTTCAACACTCTGATCAGACCTGACCTTCCCCTCAACAATCTAGCAG ATTCCAATACAAAGACATGCAAAAGCTGTGTTGGAAAAGACTGCAGTGACAACGTTCTTCCAGAGATACTGCAGCAGAAGATATTAACTTCAGGATATTTCAGCCTTTTACGCCCTAGCAAACCTGCAG GCAAGTGTAGCCATGGCGGCTTTTTTGACCAGACCAGTGATAGAGACCCCACCGGAGGCATCAACAAGGATGACATCAGCTCAAATCATGGCTTCCTTCACCAGCGTGCTGCTGAAATGGCCATCAACGCTACTGTGGAACTGCTGGAAGACATTCGAGTGGCAACAGGAAACCAAGCCTTTCTTCG ATTGATGGGCCTCAGTCAGATCTCAGTTCTGGCTTTTGTGTTTGACACCACGGGTAGTTTGTCTAATTACATCACAGAGGCCAAGAAAGTGTCCTTCAGTATCATAGACAGCAGGAGAGGAACATCGGAGGAACCTTCAGAATATATTCTAGTACCATTTAATGACCAGG GTTTTGGATCTCTgataaaaattgaaaatgcaGATACATTTAAAGAGCGAATCAATTCCCTTTCATCAACTGATGGTTTAAATCCAGGGATGTGCCTTTCAGGAttgctg TTGACACTGACACAAGCTCCTCCATCATCAGACATTTTTGTTTTCACTGATGCTTCAGTAAAGGACTCAGAATTAAAAAGCGCAGTTGAGGCCATGATACAAATCACCAAATCTACA GTCACTTTCCTGCTGACAAACTCCATCTCGTCACGTAGTCAGCAGAATGTCTCGCTATCAAGAACAGTTTCTCAGTCAGACATACAACTTTACAGAGACCTGGCCCATATTTCAGGTGGACAGACCATAGAGGTCACAAACTCTACACTGTCTCAGGCCGCTGTAGTCATTGCGGATGTAATAACCACTGGCCTG GTGACTGTTCTTTACGTAGAGAGAAGTCCAGCCATTGTAGAaaacttttcttttgtgttGGATCCATCTCTGTCCAATGTGACTGTGTATGTCACCGGAGACTCTCCAGTCTTTACCCTTTACAGCCCTACAG GTGTGTCTCAGTCAGGTTCAGTGGCAGATGGTCCTCTGGGTAGCATCCTGACTGTAGGGAATCTAAGGAGATTAAAAATCAACTCTGGCAACAAGACAGGGGAATGGAAGATTAGTATCAGCTCCACAAGTTCCTACACCCTGAAAGTCATTG GTCAGAGTTCTGTGGACGTCCTCGTTTACTTTGTGGAGGTAATTGAGGGAGGTCATGGAGAATCATGGGGACAGATTTTTACCCGCCCTTTTATTG GTCGGAATGCTACTTTGCTTGTCTCCGTGACCGGAGGAGATTCAGTCACAGTGACTGACGTGCTTCTAGTTGAAGCTTCAGGATCTGGTGTTGTTAATGGATCCATCAAAGCAGTGGGTGCGACAGACTTCCTGGTCAACGTAGACAGAATCCCAGAGGGGGCGTTTGTGGTCCAACTCAAAGGGCTGTTGAATGACACGTCGATGACTAATCGATTCCAGAGACAGTCACCCACCCAATTTAAAGGATCTAGAATAACCATCACA GCCCAATCGCAGAACATTACACTGCCTGGAGTCCCATTCAGTCTCAACTTCACAGTGGCCTCTAACACTATAGGCGGCAACTACACCATCCGAGCCAGGACTGACCTGGTGGAGACTGCTGTGTCTTTCCCCAGCTCTCTGATCCTTGTGGCAGGAGGAAGCGCTCAGGGAAGCATCAATCTGACCGTACCCTCCAAAACCGAGTCTGGGACGGCTGTCACACTCACTATTGAGGCAGAAGCTCCGGGGTCCACAGACCTCAATTATGCCATAGTGCAACTCACTGTCTCCACAGCAAGTGCTATTTTCAGTGGATGTTACTCACTTTGCATGTGCCTTTCTTTctcctgtttttttgttttccattttagtatgattctaaataatatttaa